In Actinomycetota bacterium, one genomic interval encodes:
- a CDS encoding site-2 protease family protein, whose protein sequence is MGNFTARGIGLAVFMLVSLAIGMAVREYARASTAARLHDPTPRLWGRLTFNPKAWFEPFGSGLVPVLIAVLWSVQVLVIPAAYGKPAPVDPSYLRRTRDLVLVSLAGPVANLTLTIVAGLAVRIGGLPLETARPVVVFAFTNAALVVFHLLPIPGLDGARIVGLLLPPQAREVYRNADKYLPLFVLVALFVFSTLILGFLTTITSAICDAATDLTCRAVMQLP, encoded by the coding sequence GTGGGCAACTTCACCGCGCGGGGCATCGGCCTGGCGGTGTTCATGCTGGTCTCGCTCGCGATCGGCATGGCCGTGCGCGAGTACGCCAGAGCGTCCACCGCGGCGAGGCTGCACGATCCCACGCCGCGCCTGTGGGGTCGGCTGACCTTCAACCCGAAGGCGTGGTTCGAGCCGTTCGGGAGCGGGCTGGTCCCGGTGCTGATCGCGGTGCTGTGGTCCGTGCAGGTGCTCGTGATCCCAGCGGCGTACGGGAAGCCGGCCCCGGTGGACCCGAGCTACCTTCGGCGGACGCGCGATCTGGTCCTGGTCTCGCTCGCGGGACCGGTCGCGAACCTTACGCTGACGATCGTCGCCGGCCTGGCGGTGCGCATCGGGGGACTCCCGCTCGAGACAGCCCGCCCCGTGGTGGTCTTCGCGTTCACCAACGCGGCCCTGGTCGTGTTCCATCTCCTGCCGATCCCCGGCCTCGACGGTGCCCGCATCGTGGGACTGCTGCTCCCGCCGCAGGCGCGCGAGGTGTACCGCAACGCCGACAAGTACCTCCCGCTGTTCGTGCTGGTCGCCCTGTTCGTCTTCTCCACGCTCATCCTCGGGTTCCTCACCACGATCACGAGCGCGATCTGTGACGCAGCCACCGATCTCACCTGCCGGGCGGTCATGCAGCTGCCCTGA